In the Pseudolabrys taiwanensis genome, one interval contains:
- a CDS encoding M16 family metallopeptidase, whose product MSVEVTRLPSGLAVVTDRMPHLESASLGVWIGAGSRDEKPDEHGISHLLEHMAFKGTKRRTARQIAEAIEAVGGDLNAATSVESTGYFARVLKADVPLALDVLSDILSEPAFDPEELRREQNVIVQEIGATEDAPDDLVFDRLQETAFPKQPVGRSILGTPDTVRSFNSAKLRAYLTRNYRAPDMLVAAAGAVEHDKIVAEVEKRFTGFAGPAGPDPEPATFHGGTRVETRDLEQVHIAMALQGVPVKDEQLYSLQVFTSILGGGMSSRLFQEVREIRGLCYAIHAFHMPYSDTGLFGLYAGTDEADAPELMRVVIDQIGGATDTITEAEVNRAKAQMKAGLLMALESSEARVGQLARQMLAYGRPIALEEIVARVDAVTVASARAAGHALISRGRPAIAALGPGHGLESTAAIAESLVRRAA is encoded by the coding sequence CTCGCGGTCGTCACCGACCGCATGCCGCATCTGGAGTCGGCGTCGCTCGGCGTCTGGATCGGAGCCGGCAGCCGCGACGAAAAGCCCGACGAACACGGCATTTCGCATCTGCTCGAACACATGGCGTTCAAGGGCACCAAGCGCCGCACGGCGCGCCAGATCGCCGAAGCGATCGAGGCGGTTGGCGGCGATCTCAACGCCGCGACGAGCGTCGAGTCGACCGGTTACTTCGCGCGCGTCTTGAAGGCGGATGTGCCGCTGGCGCTCGACGTGCTGTCGGACATTCTGTCGGAGCCGGCCTTCGATCCGGAAGAGCTCCGGCGCGAGCAGAACGTGATCGTGCAGGAGATCGGCGCCACCGAAGACGCGCCCGACGATCTGGTGTTCGATCGCTTGCAGGAGACCGCGTTCCCGAAGCAGCCGGTCGGCCGTTCTATTCTGGGCACGCCCGATACGGTGCGCTCGTTCAACTCCGCCAAGCTGCGCGCTTATCTCACGCGCAATTATCGCGCGCCGGACATGCTGGTCGCGGCTGCGGGCGCTGTCGAGCACGACAAGATCGTGGCCGAGGTTGAAAAGCGCTTCACTGGCTTTGCCGGGCCGGCCGGCCCGGATCCGGAGCCCGCGACCTTCCACGGCGGCACGCGGGTCGAAACCCGCGATCTCGAGCAGGTGCATATCGCCATGGCGCTGCAAGGCGTGCCGGTGAAGGACGAGCAGCTCTACAGCCTGCAGGTGTTCACCAGCATCTTGGGCGGTGGCATGTCCTCGCGGCTGTTCCAGGAGGTGCGCGAGATTCGCGGCCTCTGCTACGCCATCCATGCCTTCCACATGCCTTACAGCGACACCGGGCTGTTCGGGCTCTACGCCGGCACCGACGAGGCGGACGCGCCCGAGCTCATGCGCGTCGTTATCGATCAGATCGGCGGCGCCACCGACACGATCACCGAGGCCGAGGTCAACCGCGCCAAGGCGCAGATGAAGGCCGGCCTGCTGATGGCGCTCGAGAGTTCGGAAGCGCGCGTCGGGCAACTCGCCCGGCAGATGCTCGCTTACGGTCGGCCGATCGCGCTGGAGGAGATCGTTGCTCGTGTTGACGCCGTCACCGTCGCCAGCGCCCGCGCCGCCGGCCATGCCTTGATCAGCCGCGGCCGTCCGG